In Pseudoalteromonas marina, a genomic segment contains:
- the acs gene encoding acetate--CoA ligase, translated as MSQSIYPVPNHIKDTTLVDKNKYNSMYQQSINDPESFWREHGQRLDWSTPYTKVKNTSFDKGHISIKWYEDGFLNASYNCIDRHLKTKADKIALIWEGDDPSQSENITYQQLHDEVAKFANGLKKLGVQKGDRVAIYMPMTPQAIYAMQACARIGAIHSVVFGGFSPSAIADRIKDSGAKVVITSDEGRRAGNCVPLKANVDEAVLQDSVTTIEHVIVHQLTGGEVDWHDHDIWWHDLVADLPAQCEPEPMNAEDPLFILYTSGSTGQPKGVVHTTGGYLVYASMTHEYVFDLQDDDVYWCSADVGWITGHSYIAYGPLVNGCTQVVFEGVPTYPSAGRMGEVVDKHGVTILYTAPTAIRALMAKGDEPTATSHRDSLRILGSVGEPINPEAWNWYYESIGKSNCPIVDTWWQTETGGIMITPLPGATDTKPGSATHPFFGIAPALYDAEGNTLEGAVDGNLVILDSWPSQARTVYGDHERFEQTYFSAYPGVYFTGDGCRRDEDSYYWITGRVDDVLNVSGHRLGTAEIESALVAHEAVAEAAVVGYPHNIKGQGIYVYITPNEGVTVSDELTTAVRNWVRKELSPIASPDMIQWSPGLPKTRSGKIMRRILRKIAANEHEQLGDTSTLADPSVVDELIDNRLNR; from the coding sequence ATGTCACAAAGTATCTATCCTGTTCCTAATCATATAAAAGACACAACACTCGTTGATAAAAATAAATATAATTCGATGTACCAGCAGTCAATTAATGACCCCGAAAGCTTCTGGCGAGAGCATGGGCAACGCCTCGATTGGTCTACTCCTTATACTAAAGTTAAAAACACCTCTTTTGATAAAGGGCACATCAGTATCAAATGGTATGAAGATGGATTCTTAAATGCCTCTTATAATTGTATTGATCGTCATTTAAAAACCAAAGCCGATAAAATTGCACTTATTTGGGAAGGTGATGACCCGTCACAAAGCGAAAACATAACGTATCAGCAATTACACGATGAAGTGGCCAAATTTGCTAATGGTTTAAAAAAGCTAGGTGTGCAAAAAGGTGACCGAGTTGCTATTTACATGCCAATGACCCCGCAAGCTATTTACGCTATGCAGGCGTGTGCTCGCATTGGTGCAATTCACTCAGTTGTATTTGGTGGCTTTTCACCTTCGGCAATCGCTGACCGTATTAAAGACTCAGGTGCGAAAGTGGTCATTACATCAGATGAAGGTCGACGTGCAGGTAACTGCGTGCCATTAAAAGCGAATGTTGATGAAGCCGTATTACAAGATTCTGTAACCACTATTGAGCACGTGATTGTACATCAGTTAACAGGTGGTGAAGTTGATTGGCACGATCACGATATTTGGTGGCACGACTTAGTCGCTGACTTACCAGCACAGTGTGAACCAGAGCCAATGAACGCAGAAGATCCGCTATTTATTTTGTATACATCAGGTTCAACAGGCCAACCTAAAGGGGTTGTACACACAACTGGCGGTTACTTAGTTTATGCGTCAATGACTCACGAGTACGTATTTGATTTACAAGATGATGATGTGTATTGGTGTAGTGCCGATGTAGGTTGGATCACTGGGCACAGTTATATTGCATACGGACCGCTGGTGAATGGGTGTACACAAGTTGTATTTGAAGGCGTACCTACATACCCAAGCGCAGGAAGAATGGGTGAGGTGGTTGATAAGCATGGTGTCACTATTTTATATACTGCGCCTACAGCGATTCGAGCATTAATGGCCAAAGGTGATGAGCCTACCGCAACTTCACATCGCGATAGTTTACGTATTTTGGGTTCAGTAGGTGAGCCAATTAACCCAGAGGCATGGAACTGGTACTACGAGAGTATAGGTAAATCTAATTGTCCAATTGTGGATACCTGGTGGCAAACAGAAACAGGTGGCATTATGATCACGCCACTACCTGGTGCTACAGACACGAAGCCGGGTTCTGCAACCCATCCATTTTTTGGTATTGCTCCGGCACTTTATGATGCAGAGGGAAATACACTAGAGGGCGCGGTTGACGGTAATTTAGTTATTTTAGATAGCTGGCCATCACAAGCGCGTACTGTTTATGGCGATCATGAGCGTTTTGAACAAACTTACTTTAGTGCATACCCTGGCGTTTACTTTACTGGTGATGGTTGTCGTCGTGATGAAGATAGCTACTACTGGATAACAGGGCGTGTTGATGATGTACTCAATGTATCGGGGCATCGTTTAGGCACTGCTGAAATAGAAAGCGCATTAGTTGCCCATGAAGCTGTTGCAGAGGCTGCAGTAGTAGGTTACCCGCATAATATCAAAGGCCAAGGCATTTATGTTTATATTACGCCTAACGAAGGGGTGACGGTGAGTGATGAGCTTACAACAGCGGTTCGTAATTGGGTTCGTAAAGAGCTCAGCCCAATAGCTTCTCCAGATATGATTCAATGGTCTCCGGGTTTACCTAAAACACGCTCAGGTAAAATAATGCGTCGTATTTTGCGTAAAATTGCTGCCAATGAGCACGAGCAATTGGGTGATACGTCAACCCTTGCTGATCCGTCGGTAGTGGATGAACTTATCGATAATCGATTAAATCGATAA
- a CDS encoding response regulator transcription factor: MSQFLIADDHPLFREALKGALSAKFEGLEVFESSDFDSTLQVLSEQEDLDILLLDLHMPGNGDLYGLIRIREEYPSLPIAVVSGSEDVNIVSKVMGYGAMGFIPKSSSSDDIANAINQILEGDTWLPKELKNKVAEIEGEDREIAAQVASLTPQQYRVLQYLHEGLLNKQIAYELHISEATVKAHITAIFRKLGVYNRTQAVLIAAKLQLEPIEPAQ; encoded by the coding sequence ATGAGTCAGTTTTTAATAGCGGACGATCATCCGTTATTTCGTGAAGCACTAAAGGGCGCACTGAGCGCAAAATTTGAAGGGCTAGAAGTATTCGAGTCGTCAGATTTTGATAGCACATTGCAAGTGCTAAGCGAGCAAGAAGATCTTGATATATTACTGCTAGACCTTCATATGCCAGGTAATGGTGATTTGTATGGTCTTATTCGTATCCGAGAAGAGTACCCAAGTTTACCTATCGCTGTGGTTTCAGGCAGTGAAGATGTTAATATTGTCTCTAAAGTCATGGGTTATGGTGCTATGGGGTTCATTCCCAAATCATCGTCATCGGACGATATTGCCAATGCAATTAACCAAATACTTGAAGGTGATACATGGCTGCCAAAAGAGCTTAAAAACAAAGTAGCCGAAATCGAAGGTGAAGACAGAGAAATTGCAGCGCAAGTCGCTTCTCTTACACCTCAGCAATACCGCGTTTTACAATATTTGCATGAAGGATTACTCAATAAGCAAATTGCTTATGAGTTGCATATTTCAGAAGCAACAGTAAAAGCACACATTACCGCAATTTTTAGAAAGCTCGGTGTCTATAACCGAACGCAAGCCGTACTGATCGCTGCTAAATTACAACTAGAGCCTATTGAGCCAGCTCAATAA
- a CDS encoding AbgT family transporter, which translates to MTDSTHSPSTNPNKGLFNRFLATVEFLGNMLPHPITLFAIFAVAIVVFSGIADWFGLSAIDPRPVGAPGRDADGVIEVVSLLSAEGLQRIMAGLVTNFTGFAPLGTVLVALLGVSVAEHSGLLSAAMRGMVMGASKRLVTFMVVFAAIMSNTASELGYVVLIPLAAMIFHSLGRHPLAGLAAAFAGVSGGYSANLLLGTIDPLLAGITTPAAQMIDPTYVVGAEANWYFMMISVLLISVLGTLVTEKIVEPRLGKYNPDEAGIDLSQNSIDTLTQQEKSGLKWAGVSLLAVSLLLAWTIVPDDGILRNPATGEVAGSPFLKGIVVIIFVTFSIPGFVYGRVVGTMKNDKDVINAMSKSMSSMGLYIVLVFFAAQFVAFFKWTNLGTILAINGAALLQALNLTGPEVFVLFILMCALVNLSLGSSSAQWAITAPIFVPMLMLIGYAPETIQAAYRIGDSVTNLITPMMSYFGLILAVAVKYKKDMGIGTLVATMLPYSIVFFIGWVILFYVWVFLLGMPVGPESPTYYTP; encoded by the coding sequence ATGACAGACTCCACACACTCACCTAGCACCAACCCAAATAAGGGGTTGTTTAATCGGTTTTTAGCCACCGTCGAATTTTTAGGCAATATGCTGCCTCATCCAATTACACTATTTGCAATTTTTGCAGTGGCAATTGTTGTGTTTAGCGGTATTGCAGATTGGTTTGGATTAAGTGCGATAGACCCTCGACCGGTAGGTGCGCCAGGGCGCGACGCTGATGGCGTTATTGAAGTCGTAAGTTTATTAAGCGCTGAAGGTTTACAGCGCATTATGGCTGGGCTTGTCACTAATTTTACGGGGTTTGCACCTTTAGGTACCGTGTTGGTTGCACTACTTGGTGTAAGCGTTGCTGAGCACTCGGGTTTGCTCTCTGCAGCCATGCGAGGCATGGTAATGGGCGCTTCTAAACGTTTAGTTACGTTTATGGTGGTGTTTGCCGCTATTATGTCTAATACCGCCTCAGAGCTAGGTTATGTGGTTTTAATACCACTCGCAGCGATGATTTTTCACAGTTTAGGACGTCATCCTTTAGCTGGCCTTGCCGCTGCATTTGCAGGCGTGTCGGGTGGCTATAGTGCTAACTTATTATTGGGAACTATTGACCCACTTCTTGCTGGTATTACAACTCCTGCGGCTCAAATGATCGATCCAACCTATGTTGTTGGCGCAGAAGCAAACTGGTATTTCATGATGATATCAGTGCTATTAATTTCAGTACTAGGTACTTTGGTGACTGAGAAAATAGTTGAGCCACGTTTAGGTAAATATAACCCAGACGAAGCCGGTATTGATCTGTCTCAAAACAGCATAGACACCCTTACTCAACAAGAAAAATCAGGTCTAAAATGGGCTGGCGTTTCTTTATTAGCAGTTTCTTTATTACTTGCTTGGACCATCGTTCCTGACGATGGCATTTTACGAAACCCTGCAACCGGTGAAGTTGCGGGTTCTCCTTTTTTAAAAGGGATTGTGGTTATTATTTTTGTGACATTTAGTATCCCTGGTTTTGTGTATGGCCGTGTTGTTGGCACCATGAAAAACGATAAAGATGTTATTAATGCCATGAGTAAAAGCATGAGCTCAATGGGGTTATATATTGTGCTAGTCTTTTTTGCGGCGCAGTTTGTCGCATTTTTCAAGTGGACTAATTTAGGCACTATTTTAGCTATAAACGGTGCGGCGCTTTTGCAAGCCCTAAACCTGACAGGCCCTGAAGTATTTGTTCTGTTTATTTTAATGTGTGCGTTAGTAAACCTAAGCTTAGGTTCATCGTCAGCACAATGGGCAATTACAGCGCCTATTTTTGTACCTATGCTTATGTTAATTGGTTACGCGCCAGAAACAATTCAAGCGGCTTACCGTATTGGTGATTCGGTAACAAACTTGATAACCCCGATGATGAGTTATTTTGGTTTAATACTTGCGGTGGCTGTTAAGTATAAAAAAGACATGGGTATAGGTACGCTGGTTGCGACCATGCTGCCATACAGTATTGTATTTTTTATTGGCTGGGTTATTTTGTTTTATGTTTGGGTATTTTTACTGGGTATGCCTGTAGGGCCTGAGTCTCCTACGTATTACACACCGTAA
- the purU gene encoding formyltetrahydrofolate deformylase: protein MSYILTTQCADDVGLIAKITGLCHQNNLNITRNNEFVDKDAKRFFMRTELTGQPQSDFLEQLRALLPEGAKLALHDDAKTKVVLLATKEAHCLGGMLLKQFEQTLNIEVLAVIANYPDLEPLAKGFGVPFHVVSHVGLSRSEHDQQVGDLIASYNPDIIGLAKYMRILSPEFVGRFDGKIINIHHSFLPAFIGAKPYHQAFERGVKIIGATAHFVNNELDEGPIILQDVTSVTHANTAEMMAKMGKDVEKTVFCKALQLASEHKLFINGNKTVVFS, encoded by the coding sequence ATGAGTTACATACTAACCACCCAATGTGCCGACGATGTGGGCTTAATTGCTAAAATCACCGGCCTTTGTCATCAAAATAACTTGAACATTACTCGTAATAACGAATTTGTAGACAAAGACGCCAAACGTTTCTTTATGCGCACTGAGCTGACGGGGCAACCACAAAGTGACTTTTTAGAGCAGCTACGCGCTTTATTACCTGAAGGCGCCAAACTTGCATTGCACGACGATGCAAAAACTAAAGTGGTGCTGCTTGCCACCAAAGAAGCACACTGCTTAGGTGGTATGCTATTAAAACAGTTTGAGCAAACACTTAATATTGAAGTGCTAGCTGTTATTGCTAACTACCCTGATTTAGAACCACTTGCTAAAGGCTTTGGTGTGCCATTTCATGTGGTATCGCATGTTGGGCTAAGCCGAAGTGAACATGACCAACAAGTAGGTGACTTAATTGCTAGTTATAACCCAGATATAATTGGTTTAGCCAAGTATATGCGTATTTTAAGCCCTGAATTTGTAGGCCGCTTTGACGGTAAAATTATTAATATTCATCACTCTTTTTTACCCGCATTTATTGGTGCAAAACCGTATCATCAGGCATTTGAGCGCGGCGTAAAAATTATTGGTGCAACGGCTCACTTTGTAAATAATGAATTAGATGAAGGCCCAATTATTTTACAAGACGTGACAAGTGTGACTCACGCTAACACAGCTGAAATGATGGCAAAAATGGGTAAAGACGTTGAAAAAACGGTTTTTTGCAAAGCGTTGCAACTCGCTTCAGAGCACAAGCTATTTATAAATGGCAATAAAACCGTTGTATTTAGCTAG
- a CDS encoding L,D-transpeptidase family protein: protein MHLSTLFSEGRTVKGLFTKKGFTKTNKATLKGALFVSLASMFASPILANDDLDGVLLASSSLTTYSSQGYTQTKDSYYFDQYSAQLIKRTEKAINWYQEIVNRGGFISLPASELLELGSNSKAVSLLAMRLFQEQDLLTNVCTKAPCIFDKHIERAVKQFQHRHGLNVDGRVGKNTFAKLNIPAEQKLNKLKLNFYRITNFAGSSDEQYVYVNIPEYQLRYVKVGDVKLQNNVIVGKPSWETPAFSDEIEKFVVNPEWRIPISIATREIAPKVAEDPDYLVKNNIEIRKNSYIDSQTVNPNNIDWGSIKPYQFDHFLVKRAGEKNPLGEVKYLFPNPEAIYVHDTPAKQRFSQTRRALSHGCIRIEDPFSLAQEIIKHQGEEHALAQVNDARSENSTQTFYLDEPLPIHLVYWTAWVDENKLVNFRDDIYKRDQKALLKNDNQSVIAALLESK, encoded by the coding sequence ATGCATTTATCAACACTATTTAGCGAGGGGCGCACTGTGAAGGGATTATTTACAAAAAAAGGTTTTACCAAAACAAACAAAGCTACTTTGAAAGGGGCTTTGTTTGTGAGCTTAGCAAGCATGTTTGCTTCACCTATACTCGCGAATGATGATCTTGATGGTGTTTTACTTGCCAGCTCTTCACTGACCACTTACAGCTCGCAGGGCTACACGCAAACTAAAGATAGCTATTACTTTGATCAATACTCAGCCCAATTAATAAAGCGTACTGAAAAAGCGATTAATTGGTACCAAGAAATAGTGAATCGCGGTGGGTTTATTTCTTTACCCGCCAGCGAGTTGCTTGAACTAGGTAGTAACAGTAAAGCGGTAAGTTTACTCGCTATGCGTTTATTTCAAGAACAAGATTTACTCACTAACGTATGCACTAAAGCGCCGTGCATTTTTGATAAACATATTGAGCGCGCTGTAAAGCAGTTTCAACATCGCCATGGCTTAAACGTTGATGGACGAGTTGGCAAAAACACGTTTGCTAAACTTAATATTCCAGCTGAGCAAAAACTCAATAAGTTAAAGTTAAACTTTTATCGCATTACCAACTTTGCCGGTTCGAGCGATGAACAGTACGTGTATGTAAATATTCCTGAGTATCAGTTGCGCTATGTGAAGGTAGGTGATGTTAAACTTCAAAACAACGTGATTGTAGGTAAACCTAGCTGGGAAACACCGGCATTTAGTGATGAAATAGAAAAATTTGTTGTTAACCCTGAGTGGCGCATACCTATTTCAATTGCTACTAGGGAAATAGCCCCTAAAGTAGCAGAAGATCCTGATTACCTTGTTAAAAACAATATTGAAATCAGAAAAAACAGCTACATAGATTCACAAACAGTTAACCCAAATAATATTGATTGGGGTTCAATTAAGCCTTATCAGTTTGACCATTTTTTAGTGAAGCGTGCGGGTGAAAAAAATCCCCTTGGTGAAGTGAAATATTTGTTCCCTAACCCCGAGGCTATATATGTTCATGATACACCTGCAAAGCAGCGATTTAGCCAAACAAGACGTGCGTTATCGCATGGCTGCATAAGAATTGAAGACCCTTTTTCACTTGCTCAAGAAATAATTAAACATCAAGGTGAAGAGCATGCATTGGCACAAGTTAACGATGCACGCAGTGAAAACAGCACACAAACATTTTATTTGGACGAGCCATTACCTATTCATTTAGTTTATTGGACTGCGTGGGTGGATGAAAACAAGCTCGTTAATTTTAGAGATGATATTTACAAACGCGATCAAAAAGCACTCCTAAAAAATGATAACCAGTCGGTTATTGCAGCATTATTAGAAAGTAAATAA
- a CDS encoding D-Ala-D-Ala carboxypeptidase family metallohydrolase, whose protein sequence is MKLIGILLISMLTTLLSTHLFASQPAKTAHQVVDIQNRPAFEDAEFSLKINDIVMPYSLFSVFVMPNEQVEFEVLYAQSPDAYTLISDEKFMLTDTNRWQWQAPDTPGLTSVIIESPNKKQRMKINVFVKVPADKVEGGKLKYYQIGHYPKQSQIKDSKHYIVPDGFVEVTPENESTKLSPHFSLKEFVSKQKSNHPKYLFLQNKLLLKLEMIRKELILEGIPVSNMVVMSGYRTPYYNKAIGNVKLSRHVFGDAADIFIDNDGNYRMDDINKDAKYTIEDAKVMANIVESLAKRESFKGLLGGLGVYGPKPHRGAFIHVDTRGFKARWVSK, encoded by the coding sequence ATGAAATTAATCGGTATTTTATTAATTAGTATGCTGACTACTCTGCTTAGTACGCATTTATTTGCTTCTCAGCCTGCTAAAACGGCTCATCAGGTTGTTGATATACAAAACAGGCCTGCTTTTGAGGACGCAGAATTTAGTTTAAAAATTAACGATATTGTCATGCCATACTCACTTTTTTCGGTGTTTGTAATGCCCAATGAGCAGGTTGAATTTGAAGTGCTATATGCGCAATCACCCGATGCTTACACATTAATTAGCGATGAAAAGTTCATGCTAACTGATACTAATCGTTGGCAATGGCAGGCACCGGATACTCCCGGCTTAACATCAGTAATAATTGAATCGCCAAATAAAAAACAGCGTATGAAAATTAACGTGTTTGTAAAAGTACCTGCCGATAAAGTAGAGGGCGGAAAGCTAAAATATTACCAAATAGGGCATTACCCAAAGCAATCGCAAATTAAAGATTCAAAGCACTATATTGTTCCTGACGGGTTTGTTGAGGTGACTCCTGAGAATGAAAGTACCAAATTATCGCCTCACTTTTCTTTAAAAGAATTTGTGAGTAAGCAAAAAAGCAATCATCCCAAGTATCTTTTTTTACAAAATAAACTGCTGCTAAAGTTAGAAATGATTCGTAAGGAACTAATTTTAGAAGGCATTCCAGTTAGTAACATGGTGGTGATGAGTGGTTACCGAACACCTTATTACAATAAAGCCATTGGGAATGTGAAACTGAGCCGTCATGTGTTTGGGGACGCAGCAGATATTTTTATCGATAACGATGGAAATTACCGTATGGATGATATCAATAAAGATGCAAAATATACTATTGAAGACGCAAAAGTGATGGCAAATATTGTAGAGTCGTTAGCCAAACGCGAATCATTTAAAGGCTTATTAGGTGGGTTGGGCGTTTATGGCCCTAAACCGCACCGAGGGGCATTTATACATGTAGATACACGTGGTTTTAAAGCCCGCTGGGTAAGTAAATAA
- the pelG gene encoding exopolysaccharide Pel transporter PelG, which yields MAGIGFEIRKILKKNTLLSVFEAYSYAGLIGSGPWLLSIIALMLIGILSLGIVLPKLLIIQFLTLITYMMAASLILTGGLQLMLTRFVADLFFTKDDDSVLPNLLGAQLITTIGALLVGFAVWPFLPLPVVTKIIILGGFVSLCNQWLGAIFLSGMKEYRLILITMLSGYAFMVLLALLLRDWQLDGLFFAFFAGEALLFFSFLFMIIRRYPGNKLISFDFMSRKKVYYMLFFCGLFYNIGVWADKILFWFSPSTSIHIIGPLRASPIYDLPIFLAYLSIIPGMAVFLVRMETDFVEQYDRFYSAIRGGSSLEEIYFLKDNMITTARGGLYDIFKIQGITVACLLLWGEQILTYIGIDPNYKTLLFIDVVGVGVQVIFLSILNILFYLDKRFTVLVLSGLFLALNIVLTYLSIALGPQFYGYGFALSTIITSVVGLFWLSRQFEDLEYETFMLQ from the coding sequence ATGGCCGGAATAGGTTTTGAGATACGGAAAATTCTCAAAAAAAATACCCTCCTCTCTGTTTTTGAAGCCTATAGCTACGCTGGTCTCATCGGTTCAGGCCCTTGGTTATTGTCGATCATCGCTCTAATGCTTATTGGTATTTTAAGCCTTGGAATAGTATTACCTAAGCTGTTAATTATTCAGTTTCTAACCCTGATAACTTACATGATGGCGGCCTCGTTAATATTAACTGGCGGCTTACAGCTTATGCTAACGCGATTTGTGGCAGATTTATTTTTTACAAAAGACGATGACTCAGTACTCCCCAATTTACTGGGTGCACAACTTATTACAACGATTGGTGCATTACTGGTTGGATTTGCTGTTTGGCCATTTTTACCTTTACCCGTTGTAACCAAAATTATTATTTTAGGTGGCTTTGTTAGCCTTTGTAATCAATGGCTTGGTGCTATATTTTTATCGGGTATGAAAGAGTATCGGCTTATTTTAATCACTATGCTCAGCGGATACGCGTTTATGGTGCTACTTGCATTATTACTACGTGACTGGCAATTAGATGGACTCTTTTTTGCTTTTTTTGCAGGTGAGGCACTGTTATTTTTTAGTTTTTTATTCATGATTATTCGTCGCTACCCAGGTAATAAACTAATAAGCTTCGACTTTATGAGTCGAAAAAAAGTCTATTACATGCTGTTCTTTTGCGGGCTATTTTACAATATTGGCGTTTGGGCAGATAAAATTTTGTTTTGGTTTTCACCAAGTACATCCATACATATTATAGGCCCCCTTAGAGCTAGCCCAATTTACGATCTCCCCATATTTTTGGCCTATTTATCAATTATTCCCGGCATGGCGGTATTTTTAGTAAGAATGGAAACTGACTTTGTAGAACAATATGACAGGTTTTATTCTGCGATAAGGGGTGGCTCCTCGCTCGAAGAAATTTACTTTTTAAAAGACAACATGATCACAACAGCCCGAGGTGGCTTGTACGACATATTTAAAATTCAAGGCATTACTGTTGCATGTTTACTATTGTGGGGCGAGCAAATTCTTACCTATATTGGGATTGATCCTAACTATAAAACACTACTTTTTATTGATGTAGTAGGCGTAGGCGTGCAGGTAATATTTTTATCTATTCTCAATATTTTGTTCTATCTTGATAAACGCTTTACTGTGTTGGTTCTTTCGGGCCTATTTTTAGCATTAAACATTGTGCTTACGTATTTATCTATTGCACTTGGGCCACAATTTTATGGCTACGGATTTGCCCTTTCTACAATAATTACTTCTGTAGTTGGCTTGTTTTGGTTATCTAGGCAGTTTGAAGACCTAGAATACGAAACGTTTATGTTGCAATAA
- the pelF gene encoding GT4 family glycosyltransferase PelF → MPKPNADILLLLEGTYPYVRGGVSSWVHQIIEGLPHYNFELIFLGGASEHYGDIKYTLPKNVTKLHVHYLVEQNNTDIKAKHGVKYKKELFEFWQQLQRYFRDSKEPIPTELLEFTFEQLGQKNGINEADFLYSESSWQVLADYYLTFCDESSFIDFFWSYRNLYKPLFKIADIARQLPNVKLIHSISTGYAGFLGAGASVINNTPYLLTEHGIYTKERKIDLIQADWIKESEAILGKNLNTEMGFIRRMWITFFEQIGRTSYHQADRIISLYEGNRQRQIKDGACEKRSLVVPNGIKTAHYAKALAARSKTIPLTVGLIGRVVPIKDIKTFIRAIKEVQSSMPAIEGWIIGPFEEDPKYYKECQLLVGSLELQNSVKFLGMQNIAEILPKLGLVALTSISEAQPLVLLEAMAAGVPVLASDVGSCREIIEGATEQDKALGKAGEVVSIASPSDTAVQITNILNNDDKWHEYQSSGLKRVKAFYDESHMFARYDKLYKDTMSWPE, encoded by the coding sequence ATGCCTAAACCCAATGCCGATATATTATTATTATTAGAAGGTACTTATCCTTATGTTCGGGGGGGGGTATCAAGTTGGGTTCATCAAATTATTGAAGGGCTACCTCATTATAACTTTGAGCTTATTTTTTTAGGCGGTGCTTCTGAGCACTATGGCGATATTAAGTACACACTTCCAAAAAATGTTACAAAATTGCATGTTCATTATCTAGTAGAGCAAAATAATACTGATATAAAAGCAAAGCACGGCGTTAAATATAAAAAAGAGTTGTTTGAGTTTTGGCAGCAACTGCAACGTTATTTTAGAGACTCAAAAGAGCCTATTCCCACCGAGTTACTTGAATTTACATTTGAACAACTTGGGCAAAAAAACGGTATAAACGAAGCTGACTTTTTATATAGCGAGTCATCTTGGCAGGTATTGGCTGACTACTATTTAACATTTTGCGACGAATCATCTTTTATTGATTTCTTTTGGTCGTACCGTAATTTGTATAAGCCTTTGTTTAAAATTGCAGATATTGCCCGCCAATTACCGAATGTTAAACTTATACACTCTATTTCTACAGGCTATGCTGGTTTTTTAGGTGCAGGTGCAAGCGTAATTAATAACACGCCTTACTTATTAACAGAGCACGGTATTTATACGAAAGAGCGAAAAATAGACTTAATTCAAGCTGATTGGATAAAAGAGTCTGAAGCTATTTTAGGTAAAAACTTAAATACCGAAATGGGCTTTATTCGCCGAATGTGGATCACTTTTTTCGAGCAAATTGGCCGCACGAGTTACCACCAAGCCGATAGAATAATTTCACTATACGAAGGTAATAGGCAGCGCCAAATTAAAGATGGAGCCTGTGAGAAGCGCTCTTTAGTCGTACCAAACGGCATTAAAACCGCTCACTACGCTAAAGCACTGGCTGCACGCTCTAAAACTATTCCATTAACAGTAGGCTTAATTGGGCGTGTAGTACCAATCAAAGACATTAAAACCTTTATTCGTGCCATTAAAGAAGTGCAATCAAGCATGCCCGCAATAGAGGGATGGATCATAGGTCCTTTTGAAGAAGACCCAAAGTACTACAAAGAGTGCCAGTTACTGGTGGGCAGCCTTGAGTTACAGAACAGCGTGAAGTTTTTGGGTATGCAAAATATAGCTGAAATACTCCCTAAGTTAGGCCTTGTTGCATTAACATCTATTTCTGAAGCCCAACCCTTAGTGTTACTAGAAGCAATGGCAGCAGGCGTACCTGTTCTAGCCAGTGATGTTGGCTCGTGTCGAGAAATTATTGAAGGTGCCACAGAACAAGACAAGGCTTTAGGTAAAGCAGGTGAAGTTGTTTCTATTGCATCGCCAAGCGATACAGCCGTACAAATTACAAACATACTTAATAACGACGATAAATGGCATGAGTATCAATCAAGCGGCTTAAAACGTGTAAAAGCATTTTATGACGAAAGCCACATGTTTGCCCGATACGACAAGCTTTATAAGGATACAATGTCATGGCCGGAATAG